A region from the Vicia villosa cultivar HV-30 ecotype Madison, WI linkage group LG3, Vvil1.0, whole genome shotgun sequence genome encodes:
- the LOC131660796 gene encoding F-box/kelch-repeat protein At3g06240-like isoform X2, translated as MMYSVAVPHGVTVHKGNKTSESNIEYEELVSIGSFLKSMRLADEKEEEEYGSRSYTPLSLFYTKGKSRKNYIPLSFFTTIVPMDMDNFPVLFGSYKQALMSDGSKCSGSESNTFLMHKGNKSQSKMGPMENGNKSESKMDPMDKGGSSQSKFSRNSIPDKLALSILSKLPIKSLKRFGCVRKSWSILFENSDFMTMYTNSFISHHVSDGDYHTFILSNHHAAAYHLTSDYLYNSEFHLLNNTVKFNLPPPFQQSGCHRRILNSASVNGIFCLHQEYPINLQYVLWNPATQEFLVIPRSPADLLQDSQNNLHLSHAFNGFGYDQLRDDFKVIQYITFDCECESYRPPIIESYFEIYSLKSNSWRTIDMNKDPSSIWCRCRLFDTREVYLDGACHWVISDGTYLAEKSLLSFDLSDEVFLTTPIGVQPPLPYSYEERLAVLNGSIALISNYHDNIIFHIYILGELGVGESWIKLYIYGPFSSITWPPVGFGKSGYIFFPKNDYELAYVDLSTQKIEEVGITGAESSYFQVGLYKESLLSIGGSKAQGISC; from the coding sequence ATGATGTATTCCGTCGCCGTCCCCCACGGTGTTACGGTGCATAAGGGAAACAAGACCTCCGAATCAAATATAGAATATGAAGAACTGGTATCGATTGGTTCGTTCTTGAAATCAATGAGGTTGGCAgatgaaaaggaagaagaagaatacgGGAGCAGGAGCTATACTCCCCTATCGCTCTTCTACACCAAAGGTAAATCTCGCAAAAACTATATTCCACTATCTTTCTTCACCACCATCGTCCCGATGGATATGGATAATTTTCCAGTATTGTTCGGATCTTACAAGCAAGCATTgatgtccgatggaagcaagtgCTCCGGATCTGAATCAAATACGTTTCTGATGCATAAGGGAAACAAGTCCCAATCAAAAATGGGTCCGATGGAGAATGGAAACAAGTCCGAATCAAAGATGGATCCGATGGATAAGGGAGGGTCCTCCCAATCAAAGTTTAGCAGAAACTCTATTCCCGACAAACTTGCTTTATCTATTCTTTCAAAATTGCCCATAAAATCATTGAAGCGCTTTGGATGCGTACGCAAATCATGGTCCATTTtatttgaaaactctgatttcaTGACCATGTACACCAATAGTTTCATATCTCATCACGTTTCTGATGGCGATTATCATACATTTATTCTCTCAAATCATCATGCTGCTGCTTACCATCTCACATCTGATTATCTTTACAACTCTGAATTCCATTTACTCAACAACACAGTCAAATTCAATTTGCCGCCTCCATTTCAACAGTCTGGCTGTCATAGGAGGATTCTCAACTCCGCAAGTGTTAACGGCATTTTTTGTCTTCACCAAGAATATCCAATTAATCTCCAATATGTATTGTGGAATCCTGCTACCCAGGAATTCCTGGTCATTCCTCGTAGCCCCGCTGATCTTTTACAAGACTCTCAAAACAACCTCCATCTCAGCCACGCTTTTAATGGGTTTGGTTATGACCAACTTAGAGATGACTTTAAGGTTATTCAGTATATAACATTTGATTGTGAATGCGAGAGCTATCGTCCTCCGATAATAGAAAGTTATTTCGAGATATATAGTTTAAAAAGTAATTCATGGAGAACCATCGACATGAACAAAGATCCGTCTTCTATTTGGTGTCGTTGTCGATTGTTTGATACTCGCGAAGTTTATTTGGATGGAGCATGTCATTGGGTGATTTCCGACGGAACGTACCTTGCTGAAAAATCTCTCTTGTCATTTGACCTCAGTGATGAGGTGTTCCTTACAACACCCATCGGGGTTCAACCTCCTTTGCCATACAGTTATGAAGAACGCTTGGCGGTGTTAAATGGATCAATTGCTTTAATATCAAATTATCACgataatattatttttcacaTATATATTCTGGGTGAACTTGGTGTGGGTGAATCATGGATCAAACTATATATTTATGGTCCCTTTTCTTCCATTACATGGCCCCCTGTTGGATTTGGGAAGTCGGGATATATtttctttccaaaaaatgattatGAACTGGCCTATGTTGATTTGAGCACCCAAAAAATTGAGGAGGTTGGTATTACTGGTGCAGAGTCTAGTTATTTTCAAGTCGGTCTTTACAAGGAAAGCCTTCTCTCGATTGGAGGATCaa
- the LOC131660796 gene encoding F-box/kelch-repeat protein At3g06240-like isoform X1, which translates to MMYSVAVPHGVTVHKGNKTSESNIEYEELVSIGSFLKSMRLADEKEEEEYGSRSYTPLSLFYTKGKSRKNYIPLSFFTTIVPMDMDNFPVLFGSYKQALMSDGSKCSGSESNTFLMHKGNKSQSKMGPMENGNKSESKMDPMDKGGSSQSKFSRNSIPDKLALSILSKLPIKSLKRFGCVRKSWSILFENSDFMTMYTNSFISHHVSDGDYHTFILSNHHAAAYHLTSDYLYNSEFHLLNNTVKFNLPPPFQQSGCHRRILNSASVNGIFCLHQEYPINLQYVLWNPATQEFLVIPRSPADLLQDSQNNLHLSHAFNGFGYDQLRDDFKVIQYITFDCECESYRPPIIESYFEIYSLKSNSWRTIDMNKDPSSIWCRCRLFDTREVYLDGACHWVISDGTYLAEKSLLSFDLSDEVFLTTPIGVQPPLPYSYEERLAVLNGSIALISNYHDNIIFHIYILGELGVGESWIKLYIYGPFSSITWPPVGFGKSGYIFFPKNDYELAYVDLSTQKIEEVGITGAESSYFQVGLYKESLLSIGGSIMYRFHALVLGMLILAGLMVYP; encoded by the exons ATGATGTATTCCGTCGCCGTCCCCCACGGTGTTACGGTGCATAAGGGAAACAAGACCTCCGAATCAAATATAGAATATGAAGAACTGGTATCGATTGGTTCGTTCTTGAAATCAATGAGGTTGGCAgatgaaaaggaagaagaagaatacgGGAGCAGGAGCTATACTCCCCTATCGCTCTTCTACACCAAAGGTAAATCTCGCAAAAACTATATTCCACTATCTTTCTTCACCACCATCGTCCCGATGGATATGGATAATTTTCCAGTATTGTTCGGATCTTACAAGCAAGCATTgatgtccgatggaagcaagtgCTCCGGATCTGAATCAAATACGTTTCTGATGCATAAGGGAAACAAGTCCCAATCAAAAATGGGTCCGATGGAGAATGGAAACAAGTCCGAATCAAAGATGGATCCGATGGATAAGGGAGGGTCCTCCCAATCAAAGTTTAGCAGAAACTCTATTCCCGACAAACTTGCTTTATCTATTCTTTCAAAATTGCCCATAAAATCATTGAAGCGCTTTGGATGCGTACGCAAATCATGGTCCATTTtatttgaaaactctgatttcaTGACCATGTACACCAATAGTTTCATATCTCATCACGTTTCTGATGGCGATTATCATACATTTATTCTCTCAAATCATCATGCTGCTGCTTACCATCTCACATCTGATTATCTTTACAACTCTGAATTCCATTTACTCAACAACACAGTCAAATTCAATTTGCCGCCTCCATTTCAACAGTCTGGCTGTCATAGGAGGATTCTCAACTCCGCAAGTGTTAACGGCATTTTTTGTCTTCACCAAGAATATCCAATTAATCTCCAATATGTATTGTGGAATCCTGCTACCCAGGAATTCCTGGTCATTCCTCGTAGCCCCGCTGATCTTTTACAAGACTCTCAAAACAACCTCCATCTCAGCCACGCTTTTAATGGGTTTGGTTATGACCAACTTAGAGATGACTTTAAGGTTATTCAGTATATAACATTTGATTGTGAATGCGAGAGCTATCGTCCTCCGATAATAGAAAGTTATTTCGAGATATATAGTTTAAAAAGTAATTCATGGAGAACCATCGACATGAACAAAGATCCGTCTTCTATTTGGTGTCGTTGTCGATTGTTTGATACTCGCGAAGTTTATTTGGATGGAGCATGTCATTGGGTGATTTCCGACGGAACGTACCTTGCTGAAAAATCTCTCTTGTCATTTGACCTCAGTGATGAGGTGTTCCTTACAACACCCATCGGGGTTCAACCTCCTTTGCCATACAGTTATGAAGAACGCTTGGCGGTGTTAAATGGATCAATTGCTTTAATATCAAATTATCACgataatattatttttcacaTATATATTCTGGGTGAACTTGGTGTGGGTGAATCATGGATCAAACTATATATTTATGGTCCCTTTTCTTCCATTACATGGCCCCCTGTTGGATTTGGGAAGTCGGGATATATtttctttccaaaaaatgattatGAACTGGCCTATGTTGATTTGAGCACCCAAAAAATTGAGGAGGTTGGTATTACTGGTGCAGAGTCTAGTTATTTTCAAGTCGGTCTTTACAAGGAAAGCCTTCTCTCGATTGGAGGATCaa TTATGTATAGGTTTCATGCCTTAGTACTTGGGATGCTGATTTTAGCTGGTTTGATGGTTTACCCATAA